The Apium graveolens cultivar Ventura chromosome 6, ASM990537v1, whole genome shotgun sequence genome contains a region encoding:
- the LOC141663881 gene encoding uncharacterized protein LOC141663881: MKIVAKAWENLSQWMLAQGKYVGAPLCPPVVGDGATFWVKPQHNEVKITVDAAIFENQGMSGIGLIARNNSSHMLLAKTRCFSEVMNPILAEAMAVKEALSWAKEWSDNIITIESDCLVVVQMIRSTTPMRSRLGKIIVECKDLVRVMNNAKLYFVKRSTNMSAHELAQVSHICSDRMFDWRFVPVNVMHCISNDILE, translated from the coding sequence ATGAAAATTGTTGCTAAAGCATGGGAGAATCTTTCACAGTGGATGTTAGCTCAGGGAAAGTACGTAGGTGCACCTTTATGTCCTCCAGTTGTAGGAGATGGTGCCACGTTCTGGGTGAAGCCACAACACAATGAAGTAAAGATCACGGTGGACGCTGCAATTTTCGAGAACCAAGGCATGTCAGGTATAGGCTTAATTGCTCGGAACAACTCAAGTCATATGTTACTGGCAAAAACCAGATGTTTTTCAGAGGTTATGAATCCGATTTTAGCTGAGGCAATGGCAGTTAAAGAAGCTTTGAGTTGGGCTAAAGAATGGTCAGATAATATTATCACTATCGAGTCAGATTGCTTAGTAGTCGTGCAGATGATCAGAAGCACTACGCCTATGCGGTCCAGGCTTGGTAAGATCATAGTGGAGTGCAAAGATTTAGTCCGTGTTATGAATAACGCTAAGTTGTATTTTGTTAAACGGTCTACAAATATGTCGGCACATGAATTAGCTCAGGTGTCGCATATATGTTCTGATCGTATGTTTGACTGGAGGTTTGTTCCAGTAAACGTTATGCATTGTATCTCGAATGATATTTTGGAGTAA
- the LOC141668429 gene encoding E3 ubiquitin-protein ligase RGLG2-like, translated as MGGKSSKRSAPSRYSSFGSSSTSNSNFWNHNEYPHSAYPLPPQQYASAPPPQSYGGWASDSKARTERKYSRIDDNYNSLDQVTDALARAGLESSNLIVGIDFTKSNEWTGARSFHRKSLHHIGDGQNPYEEAISIIGRTLASFDEDNLIPCFGFGDASTHDQEVFSFYPDDKNCDGFEEVLTRYRELVPQLRLAGPTSFAPIIEMAITIVEQSRGQYHVLLIIADGQVTRSVDTDHGQLSPQERKTVEAIVKASEYPLSIILVGVGDGPWDMMKEFDDNIPARAFDNFQFVNFTEIMSKNLNRSRKEAEFALAALMEIPSQYKATLELNILNARRGKAVDRIPLPPPHYGRASRGTSKLSQSSSFRPSAPSSDTQASYVGSREPHISSADANLCPVCITNAKNMAFGCGHQTCCECGEDLQLCPICRSSIHTRIKLY; from the exons ATGGGTGGCAAAAGTTCAAAAAGGTCAGCCCCAAGCCGGTATTCATCCTTCGGCTCCAGTTCAACTTCAAATTCAAATTTTTGGAATCATAATGAGTATCCACATTCAGCCTATCCTCTGCCACCCCAACAATATGCATCTGCACCTCCCCCTCAAAGCTATGGTGGTTGGGCTTCTGATTCAAAAGCACGGACAGAGCGAAAATATTCAAGAATAGATGATAACTACAACAGCTTAGATCAG GTTACTGATGCTTTGGCCCGTGCTGGTCTGGAGTCATCAAATCTGATAGTTGGTATTGATTTCACCAAGAGCAATGAATGGACAG gTGCAAGATCATTTCATCGAAAAAGCTTGCATCACATAGGGGATGGTCAGAATCCATATGAAGAAGCAATATCAATTATTGGACGTACGTTAGCTTCATTTGACGAAGATAATCTGATTCCTTGCTTTGGCTTTGGCGATG CTTCAACACATGACCAAGAAGTGTTCAGTTTCTATCCAGACGATAAAAATTGTGATGGATTTGAGGAAGTATTGACACGATATAGAGAGTTAGTCCCCCAGCTAAGACTTGCAG GTCCAACATCATTTGCTCCTATTATTGAAATGGCAATTACTATTGTTGAGCAAAGTCGTGGCCAGTATCATGTTTTGTTGATAATAGCGGACGGGCAG GTGACAAGAAGTGTCGATACTGACCATGGCCAGCTAAGCCCTCAGGAGAGAAAAACTGTAGAGGCAATTGTGAAAGCTAG TGAATATCCCTTATCAATTATATTAGTTGGTGTTGGAGATGGACCGTGGGACATGATGAAAGAATTTGATGACAATATACCTGCGCGAGCCTTTGACAATTTCCAG tTTGTGAATTTCACTGAAATAATGTCAAAGAATCTAAACCGGTCCAGGAAAGAGGCTGAGTTTGCGCTTGCAGCCTTGATGGAAATACCTTCTCAATATAAAGCAACACTAGAGCTTAATATTCTCAA TGCACGGAGAGGCAAAGCTGTAGATAGAATTCCTCTTCCTCCGCCTCACTATGGTAGGGCATCTCGAGGAACATCAAAGCTTTCACAGTCTAGTAGTTTTCGTCCGAGTGCGCCTTCTTCTGATACACAAGCTTCATATGTTGGCAGTAGGGAGCCTCATATTTCCTCGGCTGATGCCAAT CTATGTCCCGTTTGCATTACCAACGCTAAAAACATGGCATTTGGTTGCGGACATCAG ACATGTTGTGAATGTGGGGAAGACCTTCAACTTTGCCCCATTTGTCGTAGCTCTATCCATACTAGGATAAAGCTTTATTAG